The Medicago truncatula cultivar Jemalong A17 chromosome 4, MtrunA17r5.0-ANR, whole genome shotgun sequence genome includes a region encoding these proteins:
- the LOC11443139 gene encoding E3 ubiquitin-protein ligase UPL5, producing MTPIESPNLLQQQQQQNRSSSKRKLDEDDENNALDDDLVYVRMRKDETTKTTLHSSWTGGGGGSSGGDGGGAFSKKKSPIHFFIRMMSKGYNVVIHAYPEETVKSIHERIEEMKGIPLFEQRLIFNGKQLQWEQTLVECGIQNDANLHLVGRMRSTEHPQAWQVVNDMVSIVYDLCHGVNLPDAVKSIKSLLTTYINLALAPKPKLDADSATSYFQIFMNSSAISVLVTLYVSPYTGNKACSDTCIKHFLNGCKTSLSKTFHTQAARVALEFCKLLSRVGTNDPLYLFCRSSLGGFLEAAEISLAASEDENHKGLVLVQDLFPFVRELADSLLRNLDLSLESPSLANPLLNSVEDFQAFLVPVRTGIEQQQALRGCVAYHQKQDKNKNGLVAEEIEYLRLLYDQLLSKIDTCLQKMDKRFTDKEMVFEENYFYPACSLYLSILKELHKISKLYDGATEELCHVLMRRKSVMCLIIVKYAKRADEHQWILEYKNVTNFEARRHLAMMIFPEVKEDYEELHEMLIDRSQLLTESFEYIARADPESLRAGLFMEFKNEEATGPGVLREWFLLVCQALFNQEHALFVACPKDRTRFLPNSASKVQHNLHLEYFSFCGRVIALALMHKVQVGIVFDRVFFLQLAGKPITLEDIRDADPDLYRSCKQILDMDSDFIDSDALGLTFIREVEELGQRKAIQLCPGGKNIVVNSKNRVKYVDLLIKDRFVTSIAEQVSHFAKGFAEILSSSKLQQFFFQSLESEDLDWMLRGSEDAISVEDWKAHTEYNGYTDTDIQISWFWEIVGRMTAEEKKVLLFFWTSVKYLPVEGFRGLGSRLHIYKSHESGDRLPSSHTCFYRLCFPAYSSMPVMQARLKVITQEHIGSSFGTW from the exons ATGACTCCGATCGAAAGCCCTAAccttcttcaacaacaacaacaacagaatcGTTCTTCGTCCAAACGAAAATTAGACGAAGACGACGAAAACAACGCGTTAGATGATGACTTAGTCTATGTAAGAATGAGAAAAGACGAAACCACAAAAACAACTCTTCATTCTTCATGGACCGGCGGTGGTGGTGGTTCTAGCGGCGGCGATGGTGGTGGTGCTTTCTCTAAGAAAAAATCACCTATTCATTTTTTCATTCGAATGATGTCAAAAGGATACAACGTTGTTATACATGCTTATCCAGAAGAAACAGTGAAATCAATTCACGAACGAATTGAAGAGATGAAAGGAATTCCTCTTTTTGAACAGAGGTTGATTTTCAATGGTAAACAGCTTCAGTGGGAACAAACACTCGTGGAGTGTGGAATTCAAAACGACGCCAATCTTCACCTTGTTGGTCGAATGCGTAGTACAGAACATCCTCAAGCTTGGCAAGTTGTTAATGATATGGTTTCTATTGTTTATGATCTTTGTCATGGTGTTAATCTTCCTGACGCTGTTAAATCTATTAAGAGTTTGCTTACTACTTATATTAATTTGGCTTTGgcacctaaacctaaacttgaTGCTGATTCTGCTACTAGttattttcagattttcatGAATTCTTCTGCCATTTCGGTTCTTGTTACGTTGTATGTTTCGCCTTATACAGGGAATAAGGCGTGTTCTGATACTTGTATTAAGCATTTTTTGAATGGTTGTAAAACCTCATTGTCCAAGACGTTTCATACGCAGGCTGCACGTGTGGCGTTGGAGTTTTGTAAATTGCTTAGTAGAGTTGGGACTAATGATCCTTTGTATCTTTTTTGTCGTAGTAGTTTGGGGGGTTTTTTGGAAGCTGCTGAAATTTCACTTGCGGCGTCTGAGGATGAGAATCACAAAGGGTTGGTGTTGGTTCAGGATCTGTTTCCGTTTGTTCGTGAACTTGCTGATAGTTTGTTGAGGAATTTGGATTTGAGCTTGGAATCCCCTTCCCTTGCCAATCCTTTGTTGAACAGTGTTGAGGATTTTCAAgcctttttagtccctgtgaggACTGGAATCGAGCAGCAACAGGCCCTCCGTGGTTGTGTTGCTTACCACCAGAAGCAGGACAAGAACAAGAATGGATTGGTTGCTGAAGAGATTGAATACCTTCGTCTGTTGTACGATCAGTTGTTGTCCAAAATTGATACTTGCCTTCAAAAAATGGACAAGAGATTCACTGACAAGGAAATGGTGTTTgaggaaaattatttttatcctGCGTGCTCTCTCTATCTTTCAATTTTGAAGGAGTTGCATAAGATTTCTAAGCTTTATGATGGTGCTACAGAAGAGCTCTGTCATGTTTTGATGCGTCGAAAGAGTGTGATGTGTCTGATCATTGTTAAATATGCAAAAAGGGCAGACGAGCACCAGTGGATTCTTGAGTACAAGAATGTCACCAATTTCGAGGCTAGGAGGCATTTGGCCATGATGATATTCCCGGAGGTGAAAGAAGACTATGAGGAGTTGCATGAGATGCTCATTGACAGGTCTCAGTTGTTAACTGAATCTTTTGAATACATTGCACGTGCTGATCCCGAATCACTGCGTGCTGGACTGTTTATGGAATTCAAAAATGAAGAAGCCACTGGCCCTGGTGTGCTGAGGGAGTGGTTTCTTTTGGTTTGTCAAGCACTTTTCAATCAGGAACATGCTCTTTTTGTTGCCTGCCCAAAAGATCGAACAAGATTTCTCCCCAATTCTG CTTCCAAGGTACAACATAATCTGCATCTTGAGTACTTCAGCTTCTGTGGTCGAGTTATTGCATTAGCTTTGATGCATAAGGTGCAAGTTGGTATTGTTTTTGATCGCGTGTTTTTCTTGCAATTGGCTGGAAAGCCTATTACTTTAGAAGACATAAGGGATGCAGATCCTGACCTATATAGAAGCTGCAAGCAAATATTGGACATGGATTCTGATTTCATTGATTCAGATGCATTAGGACTGACGTTTATTAGAGAAGTGGAGGAATTAGGACAGAGGAAAGCGATCCAGCTGTGTCCTGGTGGAAAAAACATTGTAGTTAATAGTAAGAACAGGGTGAAGTATGTTGATCTTCTTATAAAGGATCGTTTTGTAACATCCATAGCTGAGCAGGTTTCACACTTTGCCAAAGGTTTTGCTGAGATTCTTTCAAGTTCAAAGCTCCAGCAGTTCTTCTTTCAAAGTTTAGAGTCTGAAGATCTTGATTGGATGCTGCGTGGGAGTGAAGATGCCATTTCCGTCGAAGATTGGAAAGCACACACTGAGTATAATGGCTATACAGACACAGATATTCAGATATCTTGGTTTTGGGAG